Proteins encoded within one genomic window of Humulus lupulus chromosome 1, drHumLupu1.1, whole genome shotgun sequence:
- the LOC133797876 gene encoding protein ANTAGONIST OF LIKE HETEROCHROMATIN PROTEIN 1 codes for MDQSFLLMLSNLLHLQNSLDPTTSLLSDSLSSPTSASAASSSSSSPTSLLTSSSAAPLLFFTIASVLSYIASSRPSPAKSSANPPPSSSAGKSAAAASDYSVSAFRALSTEHIWSLEAPLRDAQWRSMYGLSYPVFTTVVEKLKPYIALSNLSLPSDYAVAMVLSRLSHGWSAKTVAARYSLEPYLVSKITNMVTRLLATKLYPEFIKIPVSRRRLIETTQAFEELTSLPNMCGAIDGSPIKLHKLPHDQNLSGNYKCRYGYHSVQLQVVADHKRIFWDVCVKAPGGTDDAAHFRDSLLYNRLTSGDIVWDKAISVRGHPVRPYIVGDWCYPMMPFLLTPFSPSGMGTPAQNLFDGMLMKGRSVVVDAIGLLKGRWKILQDLNVGLNHAPQTIVACCVLHNLCQIAKEPEPELWKEPDENGGPPRVLDSEKSYYYFGESLRQAMAEDLHQRLSSR; via the coding sequence ATGGATCAGTCCTTCTTACTCATGCTCTCCAATCTCCTACATCTCCAGAACTCCCTCGACCCAACCACATCTTTACTCTCCGATTCTCTCTCCTCCCCCACCTCCGCCTCCGCCGCTTCCTCCTCTTCTTCCTCCCCCACCTCTCTCCTCACCTCTTCCTCCGCAGCTCCACTCCTCTTTTTCACCATCGCCTCTGTCCTCTCCTACATCGCCTCCTCTCGCCCCTCCCCCGCCAAGTCCTCAGCAAATCCCCCTCCCTCTTCCTCCGCCGGAAAATCTGCCGCCGCCGCCTCCGACTACTCCGTCTCCGCCTTTCGAGCCCTCTCCACCGAGCACATCTGGTCCCTTGAGGCCCCTCTCCGAGATGCCCAGTGGCGTTCCATGTACGGCCTCTCCTATCCGGTCTTCACAACCGTTGTCGAGAAGCTTAAGCCCTATATTGCTCTCTCCAATCTCTCACTTCCTTCTGATTACGCCGTCGCCATGGTGCTTTCTCGCCTCTCCCATGGCTGGTCCGCGAAAACCGTTGCTGCTAGGTATTCTCTTGAGCCCTATCTTGTTTCCAAGATTACTAACATGGTTACTCGCCTCCTTGCTACCAAGCTCTACCCGGAATTCATCAAGATCCCAGTCAGCCGCCGCAGGCTTATTGAGACGACTCAAGCTTTCGAAGAGCTGACTTCGCTTCCCAACATGTGTGGTGCCATTGATGGGAGCCCAATTAAGCTTCATAAGCTTCCCCATGACCAGAATTTGTCTGGGAATTACAAATGTCGATATGGGTATCACTCTGTTCAACTTCAGGTGGTGGCTGACCATAAGAGAATCTTCTGGGACGTTTGCGTTAAGGCTCCAGGGGGGACCGATGACGCTGCCCATTTTCGGGACAGTCTTCTGTACAATCGGCTGACTTCAGGTGACATTGTTTGGGACAAGGCTATTAGTGTCCGAGGTCATCCTGTTCGGCCTTACATCGTTGGGGACTGGTGCTATCCCATGATGCCTTTCTTGCTGACTCCATTTTCACCGAGTGGGATGGGCACGCCAGCGCAGAACTTGTTTGATGGGATGCTTATGAAAGGCCGGTCTGTGGTGGTTGATGCAATTGGGTTGCTCAAAGGGAGGTGGAAAATTCTTCAGGACTTGAATGTCGGTCTTAATCATGCGCCGCAGACGATTGTGGCTTGTTGTGTTTTGCATAATTTGTGTCAGATTGCCAAAGAGCCGGAACCGGAGCTTTGGAAGGAGCCTGATGAGAATGGAGGCCCGCCCAGGGTGCTAGACAGCGAGAAGTCGTATTATTACTTTGGGGAGAGCTTGAGGCAGGCAATGGCTGAGGACTTGCACCAAAGGCTTTCATCAAGATAG
- the LOC133821967 gene encoding uncharacterized protein LOC133821967, with translation MAEKARFLIPYAIGRHEFHVLDGELNGEVDLLNKTCTCGVFQIIGIPCAHALSGSLKRGVNFYSLCSDYYKIETWRSSYTESIYPTGNEEEWIVPHDIMTITVRTPAQKNPVGRPKKKQGRPKMKRHPSNGDKLVAPRKCITCGGLGHNRATCKVRV, from the coding sequence ATGGCTGAGAAAGCTCGATTCTTGATTCCTTATGCAATAGGGAGGCATGAGTTCCATGTGTTAGATGGTGAGCTGAATGGTGAAGTCGACCTCCTGAATAAGACATGCACATGCGGCGTGTTTCAGATTATTGGTATCCCATGTGCTCATGCACTATCTGGATCCCTTAAGCGAGGGGTGAACTTTTATTCGTTGTGTTCAGATTACTATAAAATTGAGACATGGAGGTCCTCTTACACAGAATCTATATATCCTACTGGTAACGAGGAAGAGTGGATTGTTCCACATGACATTATGACAATAACAGTGAGAACACCTGCGCAGAAAAACCCGgttggtcgtccaaagaagaaacaaggtaggcCTAAGATGAAACGCCATCCTTCCAATGGAGATAAATTGGTTGCTCCACGCAAGTGCATCACTTGTGGAGGTCTAGGCCATAATAGGGCAACTTGTAAAGTTCGTGTTTGA
- the LOC133821979 gene encoding uncharacterized protein LOC133821979 yields the protein MPPKRIPPLEIPMEDHYVGRMTYRGSGRLTKLKKRFEEHGLLGRVNESVFGPFFIAPPFSFSGALVHTLLLRKVKSPRGDEVHFLMGPNLCKFGVHEFAIITGLSCSCPPLAVDIEPHITSSRLVDTYFSVEPEKDIRFSILERAFSMCDVPDDLYKLGLVYFVEGILLGAENDNAIWRDSLSMVEDLDYFEKYPWGSLSFDTTVKQFNRDMKAIGGTIPGKKAKKITEVESSKGFKVEAKYTCKGYPPSLQYWAYETILDLQKEYAKPCGFKFPRMLQWESIGQPKHLHLKDVLARRHLSCISILRPRPNERDFFDVVYQRTEGDAPRYAMLQNMIQPAPEDGRPYDPEAEAVAVAEIAVEAGIFVEDAPTESAPDTSTEPTSAPAPAPAPRAYEEVLGEIARLSGAVDDVKATLGIVLKNQEVILEKLATLGGIPTPAPTPAHTHAPTPTDDVEYDILPSCYEPSVGEATPSQPVQTVLGTTNP from the exons ATGCCACCCAAACGTATCCCACCACTTGAGATCCCTATGGAGGATCATTATGTTGGTCGTATGACCTATAGGGGTTCCGGGAGGttaacaaaattgaagaaaagatTTGAGGAGCATGGATTGTTGGGGAGGGTGAATGAGTCTGTTTTTGGACCATTCTTCATAGCCCCTCCCTTTTCGTTCTCTGGGGCATTGGTTCACACACTACTTTTGCGGAAGGTCAAGTCTCCACGTGGCGATGAGGTGCACTTCTTGATGGGCCCAAACTTATGTAAGTTTGGGGTGCACGAGTTTGCCATTATCACCGGCCTGAGCTGCTCCTGTCCACCACTTGCCGTTGACATTGAACCTCACATTACTTCCTCCCGCCTAGTTGATACATATTTCAGTGTGGAACCCGAGAAAGACATTCGGTTCAGTATCTTGGAACGAGCTTTTAGTATGTGCGATGTACCTGATGATTTGTACAAGCTCGGTTTGGTTTACTTTGTGGAGGGGATACTATTGGGCGCTGAGAACGACAATGCTATTTGGCGAGATTCATTGTCGATGGTTGAGGATTTAGATTATTTTGAGAAGTATCCATGGGGATCCCTTTCATTCGATACAACTGTGAAACAATTCAATAGAGATATGAAAGCGATTGGTGGTACAATACCAGGTAAGAAGGCGAAGAAGATCACTGAGGTGGAGTCTTCTAAGGGTTTTAAGGTGGAGGCAAAGTACACTTGCAAGGGGTATCCACCATCCTTGCAATATTGGGCGTACGAGACGATTCTTGATTTACAGAAGGAATACGCCAAGCCCTGTGGATTCAAGTTCCCTAGGATGCTACAGTGGGAGAGCATAGGCCAGCCGAAGCATTTGCATTTGAAGGATGTACTTGCGAGGAGACAT TtgtcatgcatttctatcctaaggCCTCGACCAAATGAGCGAGACTTCTTTGATGTTGTATATCAGAGGACAGAGGGGGATGCTCCTAGGTATGCGATGCTGCAGAATATGATCCAGCCTGCACCAGAGGATGGAAGACCTTACGATCCTGAGGCAGAGGCTGTTGCGGTGGCTGAGATAGCCGTTGAGGCTGGCATATTTGTGGAGGATGCCCCGACAGAGTCTGCTCCAGATACTAGTACAGAACCTActtctgctcctgctcctgctcctgctcctagGGCTTATGAGGAGGTGTTGGGTGAGATAGCCAGACTATCAGGTGCAGTGGACGATGTTAAGGCCACTCTAGGTATCGTCCTGAAAAATCAAGAAGTCATATTAGAGAAGCTGGCAACACTAGGTGGTATACCTACTCCTGCACCTACTCCTGCACATACTCATGCACCCACTCCAACTGATGATGTAGAGTACGACATTCTCCCCTCATGTTACGAGCCTTCTGTTGGAGAAGCCACACCTTCTCAGCCAGTGCAGACGGTCTTAGGTACGACTAATCCatga
- the LOC133797883 gene encoding pentatricopeptide repeat-containing protein At5g39710, giving the protein MSLRNPNILRIPSVHCSTSDAQLAIKAIQYLKRHPYQLDSLSSDFTPDAASYLLLKSQLDKTLILSFLDWARTRQFFTFRCKCLALHILTRFKLYKTAQALAEDVAVNTITEDEGGNLVFDCLSESFQLCNSSSAVFDLVVKSYCHLKLTSKAINIVNLAKSRGFMPGVLSYNAIIDSIIRSRGSVKSAEEVFIEMVKNGVSPNVFTYNILIRGFSGAGNMDIALHFFAEMEKNGCLPNVVTYNTLIDGYCKMNKLDEAFGLLRSMALKGLEPNLISYNVLINGLCRHGRLKETGKFLEEMKRKGYVPDEVTYNTLVGGYCKDNNFHQALILHAEMVRNGLSPNVVTYTALISSMCKARNLNRALVFFDQMRVRGLYPNERTYTTLIDGFSQQGFLDEAYRFLKEMTSMGFSPSIVTYNAIINGHCILGKMEEAMGVMRNMVEKGLIPDVISYSTIISGFCRHQELEKAFQTKLEMVEKGISPDSITYSSLIQGFCQQRKLDEACNLFQEMVSKGLSPDEFTYTTLINAYCVEGDLNRALKVHDEMVGKGFLPDVVTYSVLINGLNKQARTKEAKRLLLKLFYDEAVPNDVTYSTLIENCCSTEFRSVVALVKGFCMKGLMDEADRVFETMVTRNYKPDESVYNVIIHGHCRGGNVEKAYNLYKEMLNFCFVPHTVTLIALIKALFTEEMNNELNQVITKILRSCRLTDAELAKLLVEINQKEGNMDAVFNVLADMAKDGLLPNSGLSAYAGG; this is encoded by the coding sequence ATGTCCCTAAGGAATCCAAATATTCTCCGAATACCCTCAGTCCACTGTTCTACCTCCGATGCTCAACTCGCAATCAAAGCAATCCAATATCTCAAACGCCACCCTTACCAGCTTGACTCTCTCTCTTCCGATTTTACCCCTGATGCAGCCTCCTATTTACTCCTCAAGTCCCAATTGGACAAAACCCTAATCTTGAGCTTCCTCGACTGGGCTCGGACCCGCCAGTTCTTCACCTTCCGCTGCAAGTGCCTCGCCCTCCACATCCTCACCCGCTTCAAGCTTTACAAGACCGCCCAAGCCCTCGCTGAGGACGTGGCCGTCAATACCATCACCGAAGATGAAGGTGGAAATTTGGTCTTTGACTGTCTCAGTGAGTCTTTCCAGCTCTGCAATTCGAGCTCCGCAGTTTTCGACTTGGTGGTCAAGTCCTACTGCCACTTGAAACTGACTAGCAAGGCTATCAACATCGTTAACTTGGCCAAGTCTCGTGGTTTTATGCCTGGTGTTTTGTCGTATAATGCTATTATAGACTCCATAATCAGGTCCAGAGGGTCGGTTAAAAGTGCGGAGGAGGTGTTTATTGAGATGGTTAAAAATGGGGTCTCGCCAAATGTGTTCACTTACAACATTCTGATTCGGGGTTTTTCTGGGGCTGGGAATATGGATATTGCTTTGCATTTTTTCGCCGAAATGGAGAAAAATGGGTGTTTGCCAAATGTTGTTACATATAATACCTTGATTGATGGATATTGTAAAATGAATAAGTTGGATGAGGCTTTTGGGTTGTTAAGGTCGATGGCTTTGAAGGGTTTGGAGCCAAATTTGATTTCCTATAATGTGTTAATCAATGGTCTGTGTCGACATGGGAGGTTGAAGGAGACAGGGAAGTTTCTTGAGGAGATGAAAAGGAAGGGTTATGTGCCTGACGAGGTTACTTACAACACTCTCGTTGGTGGATATTGCAAGGACAATAATTTTCACCAAGCTCTTATTTTACATGCTGAGATGGTTAGGAATGGTTTGTCTCCAAATGTTGTTACTTATACAGCATTGATAAGTAGTATGTGTAAGGCTAGAAATTTGAATCGAGCATTAGTGTTTTTTGATCAGATGCGGGTTAGAGGACTTTATCCTAACGAGAGAACTTACACAACATTGATTGATGGTTTCTCCCAACAAGGGTTCTTAGATGAAGCTTACAGGTTTCTGAAAGAGATGACTTCGATGGGATTCTCACCTTCGATTGTGACTTATAATGCCATTATTAATGGCCACTGCATTTTAGGAAAGATGGAAGAAGCCATGGGAGTCATGCGAAACATGGTGGAGAAGGGATTGATTCCAGATGTGATAAGTTATAGTACTATTATATCTGGGTTTTGCAGGCATCAGGAATTGGAGAAGGCATTTCAAACGAAGTTGGAGATGGTTGAGAAGGGTATATCTCCAGATTCTATCACCTATTCATCACTTATTCAAGGTTTTTGTCAGCAGAGGAAACTTGATGAAGCTTGCAATCTATTTCAAGAGATGGTTAGTAAGGGTTTGTCTCCTGATGAATTCACATACACGACCTTGATCAATGCTTATTGTGTAGAAGGGGATTTGAACAGAGCCCTTAAAGTACATGATGAAATGGTGGGAAAGGGTTTTCTCCCTGATGTTGTTACCTACAGTGTGCTTATCAATGGACTTAACAAACAAGCTCGGACAAAGGAAGCAAAGAGGCTTTTGCTTAAGCTGTTCTATGATGAGGCTGTGCCAAATGATGTCACTTATAGTACGCTAATAGAAAATTGCTGTAGTACTGAATTTAGAAGTGTCGTAGCTCTTGTAAAGGGATTTTGTATGAAAGGTTTGATGGACGAAGCAGATCGAGTTTTTGAGACGATGGTTACAAGGAATTACAAGCCCGACGAGTCAGTTTACAATGTCATTATACATGGTCATTGTCGGGGTGGAAATGTTGAAAAGGCATATAACCTGTACAAGGAAATGTTAAATTTTTGTTTTGTTCCTCATACAGTGACTTTAATAGCACTAATTAAAGCTCTTTTCACTGAAGAGATGAACAACGAACTAAATCAAGTGATAACTAAAATACTGAGAAGCTGTCGGCTTACTGATGCCGAGCTCGCAAAATTACTTGTTGAAATCAACCAGAAGGAAGGAAATATGGATGCAGTTTTCAATGTGCTTGCTGACATGGCCAAGGATGGCCTTCTTCCAAACAGTGGCCTCAGCGCGTATGCTGGAGGATAA
- the LOC133797902 gene encoding uncharacterized protein LOC133797902: MGSRVNIIVSYNGVWEQKGEKWNFKAGSNTIIHVPIDVGYIELLEKLYSKLKVDRSLFDLKLEVSFTCNDFSVDPIEITDDEGVSALILENSKSLKHRVPLCVNSIAKNIALIDPSPRASVNMENHNQSCTAIPQTATGPSVCMGGPSHNETFFPPTNLPHDDGYEYEPYVNDDPVALFGDDDERVEGCSSSDDNSEDQLSMLHVVQVDNLNVRPLPSRQESQGRRTAGSESSRPTTQDDGNRWSSPAYTAEDIPCPSYVIPTLSGVSCGVIKVGKVFENKLELKTKAHLYAMKQNFEFVVKKSGTEVWYITCKDPDCGWRLRGKRIPKSDMFEITRFTNKHTCSLDLRHKGHRQAAPWVIGHCIKKKYQTGSNAYMANNIREDIKNDYGIELSYGKAWRCREKALSYVRGTLEASYQKLPSYLFMLQQKNPGTLTDFVTEEDRFKYCFFSLGVSRRGFRTCRPVLCVDDTFLKTKYGGQMLCAVALDANNHLYPVAFGIVDSENHDSWKYFMSKLKEAIGEVEDLAFVSDRHASITHALETIFPDAYHGACYHHISMNVVAKFKTDHCHVLMYNAAYAFRKFEFHANFKKIKSKDPAIAQYLEGMGFDKWSRAYFPGNRYVIVNCILIYEIF, encoded by the exons atgg gttccagagttaatataattgtttcttacaacggtgtttgggaacagaaaggagaaaaatggaatttcaaagctggttcgaacactataatacatgtaccaattgatgttggttacatagaattattggagaagttgtattcaaagttgaaagtggataggtcattgtttgacttaaagttggaagtgtcgtttacatgcaatgattttagtgtagatcccattgaaatcacagatgatgaaggagttagtgctcttattcttgaaaattcaaagtccttaaaacatcgggttcctttatgcgttaattcgattgcaaagaacattgctcttattgatccatctcctagagcgagTGTTAATATGGAAAATCATAATCAATCATGCACGGCTATTCCACAAACAGCTACTGGGCCAAGTGTATGCATGGGAGGTCCTAGTCATAATGAAACTTTTTTTCCCCCAACAAATCTCCCGCATGATGATGGGTATGAGTATGAgccttatgtcaatgacgatccagttgccctttttggtgatgatgatgaaagagttGAGGGGTGCAGTAGTTCTGATGATAACTCAGAGGATCAGTTGTCGATGCTACATGTGGTTCAAGTAGATAATTTAAATGTACGACCATTGCCAAGTCGTCAAGAAAGCCAAGGACGGAGGACTGCTGGATCAGAGAGCAGTCGTCCAACTACACAAGATGATGgaaatagatggagttctccagcgTATACTGCTGAAGATATCCCATGCCCCTCTTATGTTATCCCCACGTTATCTGGGGTGAGTTGTGGAGTAATAAAAGTTGGGAAAGTTTTTGAGAACAAGTTAGAGTTGAAGACGAAGGCACACTTGTATGCAATGAAGCAGAACttcgagtttgtggtgaagaagtcaggtactgaagtttggtatatcacttgcaaggatcctgattgtgggtggagattgagggggaagagaattcctaaatctgatatgttcgagataactcgtttcaccaacaaacacacttgctcacttgacctccgacataaaggccatcgccaagctgcaccttgggttattggtcattgcataaagaaaaaatatcagactggatcgaatgcgtacatggcaaacaacataagagaggacattaagaatgattatggcattgagttgtcatatggaaaagcttggagatgccgagagaaggctctttcttatgtcagagggacactggAAGCATCCTACCAGAAGTTACCATCGTACCTGTTCATGCTTCAACAGAAAAATCCCGGGACGTTGACAGATTTTGTCACTGAGGAAGATCGATTCAAATATTGCTTTTTCTCACTCGGAGTTAGTAGAAGAGGGTTTCGTACATGTCGTCCTGTGTTATGTGTGGACGATACCTTTTTAAAGACAAAATACGGTGGGCAGATGTTATGTGCAGTCGCGCTGGATGCAAATAACCATCTATATCCAGTTGCATTTGGTATTGTGGATAGTGAGAATCatgattcttggaagtatttcatgtcaaAGCTAAAAGAAGCGATTGGGGAAGTCGAGGACCTGGCGTTTGTATCTGACAGGCATGCAAGTATTACACATGCCTTGGAAACTATTTTCCCCGATGCCTATCACGGTgcttgctaccaccacattagtatgaatgtggttgctaaattcaagactgaTCATTGTCATGTGTTGATGTATAATGCGGCATATGCTTTTAGGAAATTCGAGTTCCACGCTAACttcaaaaaaatcaaatcaaaagacccagccattgctcaatacctagaaggaatgggttttgataagtggtcccgtgcttactttcctggaaataggtatgtcattgtcaattgtattttaatttatgaaatcttCTAA